The Nostoc sp. 'Lobaria pulmonaria (5183) cyanobiont' genome window below encodes:
- a CDS encoding type II toxin-antitoxin system VapC family toxin, translating into MRVLLDTNIILDFALERHPFYSNTIQVFSFIYQKQIEGYLSASTFSDLYYIIRKDKGRASALSLLNRIVTFCQITTVDSTTINMALTANFRDFEDAIQYSSAVLNHLDAIITRNPRDFPVATPRIITPEELIQELTNTP; encoded by the coding sequence GTGAGAGTCTTACTAGACACTAATATAATTTTGGATTTTGCTCTTGAACGCCATCCCTTTTACAGCAATACTATACAAGTATTCTCATTTATTTATCAAAAACAAATAGAAGGTTATCTTTCTGCTTCTACTTTTAGTGACCTCTACTACATCATTCGGAAAGATAAAGGTCGAGCATCTGCTCTATCACTTTTAAATAGAATTGTAACCTTCTGTCAAATCACAACAGTAGACAGTACCACAATCAACATGGCATTAACTGCTAACTTTAGAGATTTTGAAGACGCTATTCAATACAGCAGTGCGGTACTCAATCATTTAGATGCTATTATTACTCGCAATCCTAGAGATTTTCCAGTTGCTACTCCCAGAATTATCACACCTGAAGAGTTGATTCAGGAACTAACAAATACTCCATAA
- a CDS encoding histidine phosphatase family protein, whose product MNLTLYFLRHGQTECSRNNSFCGSINSELTPEGLEMAKAFADTYSSMDWTAIFCSPMRRTVLTAKPLCGAIGMEPQLRDGLKEINYGLWEGKTPEIISREYHDDYIRWSADPAWNAPNGGEMAVTIASRALQVIEEIKQNYSSGNVLVVSHKATIRIMLCSLLGIDVGRFRFRLGCPVASVSIVEFTSHGPLLKVLAERSHLDERLQNLPGT is encoded by the coding sequence GTGAACCTAACTCTTTATTTCCTCCGTCACGGACAGACAGAATGCAGCCGCAATAATTCCTTTTGCGGTTCTATAAACTCAGAACTCACTCCAGAAGGCTTGGAGATGGCAAAGGCTTTTGCAGACACATATAGTTCTATGGATTGGACAGCAATATTTTGTAGTCCAATGCGGCGAACTGTATTGACAGCAAAACCCTTATGTGGAGCAATAGGGATGGAACCACAACTCAGGGATGGTTTGAAGGAAATTAACTATGGCTTGTGGGAAGGAAAAACGCCTGAAATAATTAGCCGTGAATATCACGATGATTATATTCGCTGGTCAGCAGATCCGGCTTGGAATGCGCCAAATGGTGGAGAAATGGCGGTTACAATTGCTTCTCGTGCCTTGCAGGTAATTGAAGAAATTAAACAAAATTATAGTAGTGGCAATGTTTTAGTTGTTTCCCACAAGGCAACTATCAGAATTATGCTGTGTAGTTTACTAGGGATTGATGTGGGACGCTTCCGTTTTCGTTTGGGATGTCCTGTTGCTTCGGTCAGTATTGTAGAATTTACCTCACATGGCCCGTTGTTAAAGGTTTTGGCAGAGCGTAGTCATTTGGATGAGCGGTTGCAAAATTTACCGGGGACATGA
- a CDS encoding CsbD family protein — MSIEDRAKAAAKNVEGKAQEALGNVTGDPEDKAEGKAKQAESEVRHGIEDVKDNVKKNID; from the coding sequence ATGAGCATAGAAGATCGCGCAAAGGCTGCTGCTAAAAATGTTGAAGGTAAAGCCCAAGAAGCATTAGGAAATGTCACTGGAGATCCAGAAGATAAAGCCGAAGGTAAAGCAAAGCAAGCCGAAAGCGAAGTACGTCACGGCATTGAAGATGTAAAAGATAATGTCAAGAAGAACATTGACTAG
- the uvrB gene encoding excinuclease ABC subunit UvrB, protein MTEFCLQAPFSPTGDQPQAIAQLTTSIQAGNRYQTLLGATGTGKTFSVAAVIEKIGKPTLVLAHNKTLAAQLCNELRDFFPNNAVEYFVSYYDYYQPEAYIPVTDTYIEKTAAINDEIDMLRHSATRSLFERRDVIVVASISCIYGLGMPSEYLKAAIPLQIGMEVNQRQILRDLANVQYSRNDIEMGRGKFRVRGDVLEIGPAYEDRIIRVEFFGDEIDAIRYIDPVTGEIIKSLEAVNVYPARHFVTPEERLEVACNDIAAELKQQKLDLEQAGKLLEAQRIDQRTRYDLEMLREVGYCNGVENYSRHLAGRQAGESPECLIDYFPKDWLLVIDESHVTVPQIRGMYNGDQARKKVLIEHGFRLPSAADNRPLKAEEFWQKVNQCIFVSATPGNWELEISEDHVVEQVIRPTGVVDPEISVRPTEGQIDDLLGEIKDRADRHERVLITTLTKRMAEDLTEYLQDRSIRVRYLHSEITSIERIEILQNLREGKFDVLVGVNLLREGLDLPEVSLVAIMDADKEGFLRTERSLIQTIGRAARHVQGQAILYADNMTGSMIKAIDETDRRRGIQTAHNQLHGITPQPIVKKSSNAILAFLDVSRRLNATDLKVVDEHIDELPLEQIPGLITLLEAQMKEAAKKLEFEEAAKLRDRIKHLRDKMLGR, encoded by the coding sequence ATGACAGAATTTTGTCTTCAAGCTCCCTTTAGTCCTACAGGCGATCAACCACAAGCGATCGCACAACTTACTACTAGTATCCAAGCTGGTAATCGTTACCAAACTTTATTAGGTGCCACTGGAACTGGTAAGACATTTTCGGTAGCAGCAGTGATTGAGAAAATTGGCAAGCCTACTTTAGTTCTGGCGCATAATAAAACCCTGGCTGCACAGCTTTGTAACGAGTTGCGAGATTTCTTTCCCAACAACGCAGTTGAATATTTCGTCAGCTACTACGATTATTATCAGCCAGAAGCGTATATTCCCGTTACCGATACTTATATTGAAAAAACGGCAGCGATTAATGATGAAATAGATATGTTGCGGCATTCAGCGACGCGATCGCTTTTTGAACGCCGTGATGTCATTGTCGTTGCTTCCATCAGCTGCATCTACGGTTTAGGAATGCCATCAGAATATCTGAAAGCTGCCATCCCCCTTCAGATAGGTATGGAAGTAAATCAACGCCAAATTTTACGCGATTTGGCAAATGTTCAATATAGCCGCAACGACATAGAAATGGGGCGAGGAAAGTTTCGCGTCCGTGGTGATGTCTTAGAAATTGGTCCAGCTTATGAAGACCGAATTATTCGCGTCGAATTCTTTGGTGATGAAATTGATGCAATTCGCTACATTGACCCGGTGACAGGTGAAATTATCAAGAGTTTGGAAGCGGTGAATGTTTACCCTGCACGTCACTTTGTCACCCCAGAAGAACGATTAGAAGTAGCTTGTAATGACATTGCAGCCGAGTTAAAACAGCAAAAACTAGACTTAGAACAAGCAGGAAAACTATTAGAAGCGCAACGCATAGATCAACGTACACGCTATGACCTAGAAATGCTGCGCGAGGTAGGTTACTGCAACGGCGTTGAGAATTATTCCCGTCACTTAGCAGGAAGACAAGCTGGAGAATCGCCAGAATGTTTAATTGATTATTTTCCCAAAGATTGGCTACTAGTTATTGATGAATCTCACGTTACCGTGCCACAAATTCGCGGTATGTATAACGGTGATCAAGCTAGAAAAAAAGTTTTAATTGAACATGGATTTCGGCTTCCTAGCGCTGCTGATAACCGTCCTTTGAAAGCAGAAGAATTCTGGCAAAAGGTAAATCAGTGTATTTTTGTTTCCGCAACTCCCGGAAATTGGGAATTAGAAATTTCTGAAGATCATGTAGTTGAGCAAGTAATTAGACCAACTGGGGTGGTTGATCCAGAAATTTCTGTGCGTCCCACAGAAGGACAAATTGATGATTTGTTGGGAGAAATTAAAGATAGAGCCGATCGCCATGAACGAGTGTTAATTACCACATTAACCAAGCGGATGGCGGAAGATTTAACCGAATATTTGCAAGACCGCAGTATAAGGGTACGGTATTTACATTCTGAGATTACTTCTATTGAGCGCATTGAAATTTTGCAGAACTTGCGCGAGGGGAAATTTGATGTATTAGTTGGTGTAAACTTGCTGCGGGAAGGTTTGGATTTACCCGAAGTTTCATTAGTAGCAATTATGGATGCAGATAAAGAAGGTTTCTTACGAACCGAGCGTTCCTTAATTCAAACTATTGGTAGAGCCGCGCGTCACGTCCAGGGACAAGCGATTTTGTATGCCGATAATATGACAGGTAGCATGATTAAAGCTATTGATGAAACAGATAGACGGCGTGGTATTCAGACAGCACACAATCAACTGCATGGGATTACACCACAACCAATTGTTAAAAAATCAAGTAATGCGATTTTGGCTTTTTTAGATGTATCTCGGCGGTTAAATGCAACTGACTTAAAAGTTGTAGATGAACATATAGATGAACTGCCATTAGAACAGATTCCAGGGTTGATTACTCTGTTAGAAGCGCAGATGAAAGAGGCGGCAAAGAAACTGGAATTTGAAGAGGCGGCAAAATTGCGCGATCGCATTAAACACCTGCGGGATAAAATGCTAGGACGTTAA
- a CDS encoding Uma2 family endonuclease: MLTNIRLISVQEYHQMAETGIFHPEERLELIAGQIIRMSAKATAHESAITRTERLLRQRLGDKVLLRIQSPVQLDDYSEPEPDISVVKLNPLDYEDHHPNASEVFLLIEIADSSLKYDREVKAMALPTPRANAYAKSGIIEYWILDVNGRKLYMYRLPSPDGYHSESILAEDVTISPLAFGDCAIAIRELLRKI, translated from the coding sequence ATGCTGACCAATATTCGCCTAATTAGTGTTCAAGAATATCACCAAATGGCGGAAACGGGGATTTTTCATCCTGAAGAACGCTTAGAATTAATCGCGGGACAAATCATCAGAATGTCAGCAAAAGCAACTGCTCACGAATCAGCAATTACCCGCACAGAAAGGTTATTGCGTCAACGTTTGGGTGACAAAGTTTTATTAAGAATCCAGTCACCAGTGCAACTTGATGATTACTCGGAACCAGAGCCAGATATTTCAGTGGTGAAGCTGAATCCATTAGATTATGAGGATCACCATCCCAATGCTTCCGAAGTGTTTTTACTGATTGAAATAGCTGATTCCAGTCTCAAATACGATCGAGAAGTAAAAGCGATGGCTTTGCCAACGCCAAGGGCGAACGCTTATGCTAAGTCAGGTATTATTGAGTACTGGATTTTAGATGTGAATGGACGCAAGTTGTATATGTATCGTCTCCCAAGTCCAGACGGATATCACAGTGAGAGCATACTTGCAGAGGATGTGACAATTTCACCTTTAGCTTTTGGTGATTGTGCGATCGCTATTCGGGAATTATTGCGAAAAATCTAA
- a CDS encoding type II toxin-antitoxin system VapC family toxin, with amino-acid sequence MYVLDTNTLIYYFKGQGQVAHNLATIPAEEISIPTIVVFELQVGIEKSTSPAKRTQQLQQLLSRVNLVPFDYDAALAAATIRTQLDKQGTPIGPMDILIAGIAIALKATLVTHNVNEFSRVVGLAIADWY; translated from the coding sequence ATGTACGTTTTAGATACCAACACCCTGATTTACTACTTTAAGGGTCAAGGACAAGTTGCTCATAATCTTGCCACTATCCCTGCTGAGGAAATTAGTATTCCGACAATCGTTGTTTTTGAGTTACAAGTCGGTATTGAAAAATCCACTTCCCCAGCAAAACGCACTCAGCAACTTCAGCAACTTTTAAGCCGAGTAAACCTAGTTCCATTCGATTATGATGCTGCTCTTGCTGCTGCTACAATTCGCACCCAGTTAGACAAGCAAGGAACTCCAATTGGCCCGATGGATATTTTGATTGCAGGAATAGCGATCGCACTTAAAGCAACTCTTGTGACTCACAATGTCAACGAATTTTCTAGAGTTGTGGGACTTGCGATCGCTGACTGGTATTGA
- a CDS encoding DUF2281 domain-containing protein has protein sequence MNNIAEQIYALVKSLPQEQAREVLSFAEFIRNKNLNDNQPIDTADSVSWAELVYSLAGTWKEDFLSLEDIRAEMGQDILRESL, from the coding sequence ATGAACAACATCGCTGAACAGATTTACGCACTAGTTAAATCTCTTCCCCAAGAGCAAGCTAGGGAGGTCTTAAGTTTTGCTGAATTTATTCGTAATAAGAACCTAAATGATAACCAACCCATCGACACAGCAGACTCAGTTTCTTGGGCAGAACTTGTTTATTCCCTTGCTGGAACTTGGAAAGAAGACTTTTTGAGCCTGGAAGACATTCGGGCTGAAATGGGACAAGACATCCTACGGGAAAGTCTCTAG
- a CDS encoding tetratricopeptide repeat protein: protein MFFSNSLENQLQRWNETIHNQPKNPNAYIRRGMVNFQLAKIDESIQDFDMAEQVDTRIKPYLWQRGLSYYYAERFAEGAQQFEIDLTVNAQDVEETVWRYLCIARSLGVEEARNCLLTVKNDPRRVMQQVYDLYAGNCTPDDVLTVGQSEGIKGNFYSHLYLGLYYEVENNVNLAQEYIVKAADNYKIDDYMWYLAQVHKKLRRWI, encoded by the coding sequence ATGTTTTTTTCAAATTCTCTGGAAAATCAACTCCAGCGCTGGAACGAAACCATTCACAATCAGCCGAAAAATCCTAATGCTTACATTCGTCGAGGTATGGTTAACTTTCAACTAGCCAAAATTGATGAATCTATTCAAGATTTTGACATGGCAGAGCAAGTGGATACCCGTATTAAACCCTACCTCTGGCAACGTGGATTATCGTACTATTATGCAGAAAGATTTGCTGAGGGCGCTCAACAATTTGAAATTGATTTGACTGTGAATGCTCAAGATGTAGAGGAAACAGTATGGCGATATCTCTGCATAGCTCGTTCGTTAGGTGTTGAAGAGGCACGTAATTGTTTACTAACTGTAAAAAATGACCCTCGACGTGTTATGCAACAGGTATATGATTTGTATGCGGGAAATTGTACACCAGATGATGTTTTAACTGTTGGTCAATCAGAAGGGATAAAGGGAAATTTTTACAGTCATCTTTACTTGGGATTATATTACGAAGTTGAGAATAATGTTAATTTGGCTCAGGAATATATAGTGAAAGCTGCTGATAATTACAAAATTGATGATTATATGTGGTACCTAGCGCAAGTACATAAAAAATTACGAAGGTGGATATAG
- a CDS encoding MEKHLA domain-containing protein, whose amino-acid sequence MTSIIEFPWQQEAIIRHSQRLVNSFQHWIGNSLLDVNGVPQEIAQALFEAPFVLVSHGTESDPIFNYGNRKALELWELSWEEFTRMPSRKSAEEVVQEERDRLLSEAATQGFSYFSSVRITSTGKRFEIQDGILWNLLDEQNKLCGQAAVYSKCTFIT is encoded by the coding sequence ATGACCAGCATTATCGAATTTCCTTGGCAGCAAGAGGCAATTATTCGCCACAGTCAACGCCTAGTAAACAGTTTTCAGCATTGGATAGGAAATTCTTTGTTGGATGTAAATGGTGTACCCCAGGAAATAGCACAGGCATTATTTGAAGCACCTTTTGTCTTAGTTTCTCACGGCACTGAGTCAGACCCAATTTTTAACTATGGTAATCGCAAAGCGTTGGAATTATGGGAGCTTTCTTGGGAAGAATTTACCAGAATGCCTTCCCGGAAATCAGCTGAAGAAGTAGTGCAGGAAGAACGCGATCGCCTATTATCAGAAGCAGCAACTCAAGGGTTTAGCTATTTTTCTAGTGTGCGGATCACCAGTACTGGTAAACGCTTTGAGATTCAAGATGGCATCCTCTGGAATCTCTTAGATGAGCAGAATAAATTGTGCGGTCAAGCAGCAGTTTACTCTAAGTGTACGTTTATTACATGA
- a CDS encoding rhomboid family intramembrane serine protease, producing MVPIRDNNPTKITPYVTYGLIAVNVLAFLYEASLPPQALNGFLHLAAVVPRELTLSFGGTSLHQLVPEWATLITSQFLHGGFLHLAGNMLFLWIFGNNVEDKLGHAKYLLFYLSCGVLASLTQWFFAQDSSIPSLGASGAIAGVMGAYILRFPNAEVLGVVPLGFFFPTFRVPAYFFLGFWFLEQAFYGLAGLEARTNIGMESGGIAYWAHAGGFIFGAILGPLLGLFSDKSQEESWYK from the coding sequence GTGGTTCCCATTAGAGATAATAATCCGACAAAAATTACCCCTTATGTGACTTATGGACTGATTGCTGTCAACGTCCTCGCTTTTCTTTATGAAGCAAGTCTTCCTCCACAAGCATTAAATGGGTTTTTGCACCTTGCGGCTGTAGTTCCCCGAGAACTCACCCTAAGTTTTGGTGGTACTTCTCTACATCAACTAGTACCAGAGTGGGCAACTTTGATTACCTCACAATTTTTGCACGGCGGTTTCTTGCACTTAGCTGGCAATATGCTGTTTCTCTGGATTTTTGGGAACAACGTTGAAGATAAGTTAGGTCATGCCAAATATTTGCTGTTTTATTTATCTTGCGGTGTTTTGGCATCCTTGACCCAATGGTTCTTCGCTCAAGATTCTAGCATTCCTTCTTTGGGTGCGAGTGGTGCGATCGCAGGTGTCATGGGTGCATACATTCTCCGCTTTCCCAACGCCGAAGTTCTTGGCGTAGTGCCTCTAGGATTTTTCTTCCCAACTTTCCGTGTCCCAGCATATTTCTTTTTAGGATTCTGGTTTCTCGAACAAGCTTTCTACGGGCTTGCTGGACTCGAAGCACGTACCAACATCGGTATGGAAAGTGGCGGTATTGCCTACTGGGCCCATGCAGGCGGGTTTATCTTTGGGGCAATTCTTGGCCCACTGTTGGGTTTATTTAGCGATAAATCCCAAGAAGAATCTTGGTACAAGTAA
- a CDS encoding rhomboid family intramembrane serine protease, with amino-acid sequence MFPLYDENPTRITPYFTYGLIGMNILVFIHEVSLSHAQLSQFLGEYAVVPQQLTTDLSAEWITLFTSQFLHGGWWHLISNMVFLWVFGNNIEDRLGHAKYLIFYLACGALAALCQWFIGMNSEIPSLGASGAISGVLGAYIIRFPHAQVMTLIFLGIFITTIRVPALVIIGLFIVQNVISGLATLQTAANMTVQTGGVAYWAHIGGFVFGVILAPLFGLFRRD; translated from the coding sequence GTGTTTCCCCTCTACGATGAAAATCCGACGCGAATCACTCCGTATTTCACCTACGGGTTAATTGGCATGAATATTTTAGTTTTTATTCACGAGGTGAGCCTGTCACATGCACAATTGAGTCAGTTTTTAGGTGAGTATGCGGTAGTGCCTCAACAGTTAACCACCGATTTGAGCGCAGAGTGGATAACGTTATTTACGTCACAATTCTTACATGGCGGTTGGTGGCACTTAATCTCGAATATGGTGTTTCTCTGGGTTTTTGGCAACAATATTGAAGACCGATTGGGTCATGCTAAATATCTGATTTTTTATTTGGCGTGTGGTGCTTTAGCTGCCTTGTGCCAATGGTTTATTGGGATGAATTCTGAGATTCCTTCCTTGGGGGCAAGTGGTGCAATTTCTGGAGTTTTGGGTGCGTACATTATCCGCTTTCCCCACGCTCAAGTCATGACTTTAATATTTTTGGGGATTTTCATCACCACAATCAGAGTTCCAGCACTAGTAATAATTGGACTTTTCATTGTGCAAAATGTAATATCCGGTCTTGCGACCCTACAAACAGCTGCTAATATGACCGTGCAAACTGGTGGAGTTGCCTACTGGGCGCACATCGGTGGTTTTGTTTTTGGCGTGATTCTCGCTCCCCTATTTGGCTTGTTTCGGCGCGACTAA
- a CDS encoding GumC family protein, translated as MTPPIVKRYLIAFDKYKWIGLASFALVIAGSTVVAMQPEPPTSYIASGALSYSGPPVSFSTTGNEIQQQGKELNEDVLLSNQIIAGVAEKAGVKPKQLGASLALSLPKKNVKSGELESPFFELKYVDTDAKRSIQVLTELMQAMIKVSSDINTGRLQAIIQKINDRTPQTKRELQIAEKKLEQYDRIERTAILAAENGSLLSGITSSQNLQRQIQLTISGVDAQVRSLQNKLGLTVGQAYVSSALSADPIIGNLRAQIYQSESQIAVLRKDLRPEHPTMVQLMRQKQAAEELLQQRAAEVLGGDGSAAPLQGSVAGIRTQSSLDPTRQQLANQMVALQTQRETLQQQLAQEIQQEARLRREYSLIPNKQLERSRLEQEVGLKKAIYDQMQAKLTDAKTAEAETTSSLSIARRPAVTIDPKPPKSVPITLAVGGFLGVLVGGGVIFLLGALEGTFKTREDIRESLKQREVALLGELPLMPVDDLEPDAVPVVFSQDSPYLEFYEKFRSNMRRIGGKNLKVVLITSTGSLEGKTASAYNLGIASARAGKRTLIIETDLRSPSRCTSLKVIPDPEATIEPLRYYANLSECIRLVPDVANLYILPSPGPVRQSAAILESSEMRRLIEDVRERFDLVILDTSPLSISNDPLLIQPYSDGIILVARPNYTQENMLAEAIDQLVESELGLLGAIINGADIIVSVPEEIAKSSTFSSEEVSASANKN; from the coding sequence ATGACCCCACCAATTGTTAAGCGCTATCTGATTGCTTTTGATAAATATAAGTGGATTGGATTAGCTAGTTTTGCTTTAGTTATTGCAGGGTCAACTGTAGTAGCTATGCAACCAGAGCCACCTACTAGCTATATAGCATCTGGTGCACTTAGTTATAGTGGCCCGCCAGTTTCTTTCTCTACAACTGGTAATGAAATCCAACAGCAAGGAAAGGAACTGAATGAGGATGTTTTACTATCAAACCAGATAATTGCAGGCGTCGCAGAGAAAGCCGGTGTCAAACCGAAACAACTCGGTGCAAGTCTTGCCCTTTCTCTACCTAAAAAAAACGTAAAGAGTGGAGAATTAGAATCTCCTTTCTTTGAACTGAAATATGTAGATACTGACGCCAAACGATCTATACAGGTCTTGACGGAATTGATGCAAGCAATGATCAAGGTGAGTAGTGACATCAATACTGGGCGATTACAAGCAATTATTCAAAAGATTAACGATCGCACACCACAAACTAAACGGGAATTGCAAATTGCTGAAAAGAAGCTGGAACAGTACGATCGCATAGAGCGAACCGCAATATTAGCAGCAGAGAATGGCAGCTTGTTAAGTGGCATTACTTCTAGCCAAAATCTACAACGGCAAATTCAATTAACTATTTCTGGGGTTGATGCTCAAGTTCGCAGTTTACAAAATAAGTTAGGCTTAACAGTCGGACAGGCTTATGTTTCTTCTGCTTTGAGTGCCGATCCAATTATTGGTAACTTACGAGCGCAAATTTATCAAAGTGAATCGCAAATCGCTGTACTCAGAAAAGATTTGCGGCCGGAACATCCAACGATGGTGCAGTTAATGCGTCAAAAACAAGCTGCTGAGGAATTACTACAACAACGTGCTGCTGAGGTGTTAGGTGGTGATGGGTCGGCAGCTCCGCTTCAGGGTAGCGTTGCAGGTATTCGCACTCAAAGCAGCTTAGATCCAACACGCCAGCAATTGGCAAACCAAATGGTGGCTTTACAAACCCAACGGGAGACACTGCAACAACAACTAGCTCAAGAAATCCAACAAGAAGCGCGACTACGGCGAGAGTATTCTCTGATACCCAATAAGCAGTTAGAGCGATCGCGTTTAGAACAGGAGGTTGGACTCAAAAAAGCCATTTATGACCAAATGCAGGCGAAGCTAACCGATGCAAAAACCGCAGAGGCAGAAACTACTAGCAGCCTCAGCATTGCCAGACGCCCCGCAGTCACTATCGATCCCAAACCTCCGAAGAGTGTGCCTATTACCCTTGCTGTGGGCGGTTTCTTAGGTGTGTTGGTTGGTGGCGGGGTGATATTTTTGTTGGGAGCGCTGGAAGGGACTTTCAAAACCAGGGAGGATATCCGCGAGAGCCTCAAGCAACGAGAAGTGGCACTGTTGGGAGAATTGCCTTTAATGCCAGTTGATGATTTGGAGCCAGATGCTGTGCCGGTGGTATTCTCCCAAGATTCTCCTTATTTAGAATTTTATGAGAAGTTCCGTAGTAATATGCGCCGGATTGGTGGTAAAAACTTAAAGGTAGTATTGATTACTAGCACCGGTAGCCTAGAGGGTAAAACGGCAAGTGCTTATAATTTGGGTATCGCTTCCGCCCGTGCTGGTAAAAGAACTTTAATTATCGAAACAGATTTGCGATCGCCTTCCCGTTGTACATCCTTGAAAGTAATTCCTGACCCTGAAGCCACTATTGAACCCCTGCGTTATTACGCTAATTTGAGTGAATGTATTCGTTTAGTTCCTGATGTTGCAAATTTATACATTCTTCCCAGTCCAGGTCCAGTGCGGCAATCCGCTGCTATTCTTGAATCTAGCGAAATGCGGCGGCTGATCGAAGATGTCCGCGAACGGTTTGATTTAGTTATTTTAGACACTAGTCCTCTCAGTATATCAAATGACCCTTTATTAATTCAACCCTACAGCGATGGGATCATACTAGTGGCGCGACCAAACTATACGCAAGAGAATATGCTAGCTGAAGCTATCGATCAATTGGTTGAATCTGAACTAGGGTTATTGGGAGCAATTATTAATGGTGCTGATATCATCGTTTCTGTACCTGAAGAAATTGCAAAATCATCAACATTTTCATCTGAAGAAGTTTCAGCGAGTGCTAACAAAAACTAA
- a CDS encoding polysaccharide biosynthesis/export family protein: MFIDASYYMRGFSALCFVSLQVGVFLTTPIQLVVAQPFPSQGQSPGLFPSPVPGTEVVPPGTNEEISPQLSRYLLGPGDAIDVVLQRPPGPYRLGIGDGISVSVQRFPDLSFQASINPEGNIAVPLLGTVSLQGLTLQEAQEKIRLGLNRYVVDPIIVLALAAQRPDLSFQAVISPEGNIIVPQVGTVSLKGLTLEEAQEKIRLGLSRFFPDPIVVVSLAGTRPVQVTISGEIFRPGIYPINSPTPRVADALLISGGSTLNADLRQVQVRRKLIDGSVISQTIDLYAALQNGGSIPNLRLQDGDAILVPRREVGNEDGYDRNLVARSSLATPQIRVRVLNYAAGGLSIQALPNGSTFVDALGGVNLDTANLRDIALVRFDSERGKAVTQKLDAKKALGGDASQNVALQDNDVIVVGRNLIGKITNFLTTITQPFFNVQSFLRFFDNVGGGRNY; encoded by the coding sequence ATGTTCATAGATGCCAGTTATTATATGCGTGGATTCAGCGCCTTGTGTTTTGTCAGTCTTCAAGTAGGAGTTTTCTTAACAACACCTATCCAACTTGTTGTTGCCCAGCCTTTTCCATCTCAAGGACAATCACCAGGGCTATTCCCTTCACCTGTGCCAGGTACTGAAGTTGTACCTCCAGGTACGAATGAAGAAATTTCTCCGCAACTCAGTCGCTACCTCTTGGGGCCAGGAGATGCAATTGATGTTGTGCTTCAGCGTCCTCCCGGCCCATACCGCTTAGGCATCGGAGATGGAATTAGCGTTTCGGTTCAGCGCTTTCCAGATTTGAGCTTTCAAGCTTCAATCAACCCAGAAGGTAATATTGCGGTGCCGTTATTGGGAACAGTTTCTTTACAAGGTTTAACTTTGCAAGAAGCTCAAGAAAAAATTCGCTTGGGTTTAAATCGTTATGTAGTCGATCCAATAATAGTTTTAGCATTAGCAGCGCAGCGTCCAGACCTCAGTTTTCAAGCTGTAATTAGTCCAGAAGGCAACATCATCGTGCCACAAGTGGGAACGGTGTCATTAAAAGGTTTAACTTTGGAAGAAGCTCAAGAAAAAATTCGCTTGGGCTTGAGTCGCTTTTTCCCAGATCCAATCGTGGTAGTATCCTTAGCAGGAACGCGACCAGTTCAAGTTACCATTAGCGGGGAAATATTTCGACCAGGAATTTATCCAATTAATTCACCAACACCCCGCGTTGCTGATGCTTTGCTAATATCTGGTGGTTCAACGTTGAATGCAGACCTGCGACAGGTGCAAGTACGCCGGAAGTTAATCGATGGTTCTGTAATTTCACAAACTATTGACTTATATGCAGCACTGCAAAATGGTGGTTCAATCCCGAATTTACGCTTACAAGATGGAGATGCGATACTCGTGCCCCGTCGTGAAGTCGGTAATGAGGACGGTTATGACCGCAATTTAGTAGCACGTTCATCCTTGGCTACACCACAGATTAGAGTGCGAGTTTTAAACTATGCTGCGGGTGGTCTTTCCATTCAAGCACTGCCTAACGGCAGTACATTTGTAGATGCTTTGGGAGGAGTAAATCTAGACACTGCTAATTTAAGAGATATCGCTCTGGTTCGCTTTGATTCGGAACGAGGCAAAGCTGTTACCCAAAAACTTGATGCTAAAAAAGCTTTAGGCGGTGATGCATCTCAAAATGTGGCACTTCAAGATAATGATGTTATTGTTGTTGGTCGGAATCTCATTGGGAAAATTACTAATTTCCTGACCACCATTACCCAACCTTTTTTCAATGTTCAATCTTTTCTCCGGTTTTTTGACAACGTTGGTGGTGGACGAAATTATTAA